The following are encoded in a window of Bacteroidales bacterium genomic DNA:
- a CDS encoding YihY/virulence factor BrkB family protein, translating to MKKNINIKEKIFSSRTFRLFRIATKKIIIPGFDGMPLYDVVVFFLKGLVNGAITTRASSVAFKFFLAMFPAIIFLFTLIPYIPVEGFQTTLLDIIKKALPENGFVLISTTITDIISRQHGGLLSVGFILALYFSSNGILGLITAFNNTAHDVETRKLWQQYAISIALLVILTFIIFLSVMLMMLGTAGLQYLISTQIIGEGVLLFVLKIIKWLIIFMMIFFVVSFIYYLGPARRRQYRFISAGSTLATFLFVVSTLGFKYYVNNFASYNALYGSIGTIIVIMMWLYFNSIALLVGFELNASILQAKKTQTHQKQVL from the coding sequence ATGAAGAAAAACATAAACATTAAAGAAAAGATTTTTTCATCCAGAACTTTCAGGCTTTTCAGGATAGCAACAAAAAAAATAATAATTCCCGGCTTTGATGGCATGCCGCTGTATGATGTGGTTGTTTTTTTTCTGAAAGGGCTTGTCAATGGCGCCATTACCACACGTGCAAGTTCTGTAGCTTTTAAGTTTTTCTTGGCCATGTTTCCGGCAATTATTTTCCTCTTCACGCTTATTCCATATATACCCGTTGAGGGGTTCCAGACAACATTACTTGATATTATTAAAAAGGCTTTGCCTGAAAACGGCTTTGTACTTATAAGCACAACAATAACCGATATCATTTCAAGGCAGCACGGGGGACTTTTGTCGGTGGGTTTTATACTTGCACTGTATTTTTCATCCAACGGAATTCTTGGCCTTATTACTGCATTCAATAATACCGCACATGATGTCGAAACACGAAAACTATGGCAGCAATATGCCATTTCCATTGCGCTGCTGGTCATTTTAACATTTATAATTTTTCTGTCCGTTATGCTGATGATGCTGGGTACTGCCGGCCTGCAATACCTGATATCAACTCAAATTATTGGAGAAGGTGTGCTTTTGTTTGTATTGAAAATTATTAAATGGCTAATAATTTTTATGATGATTTTTTTTGTTGTTTCATTTATTTACTATTTGGGACCTGCCAGAAGAAGACAATATCGTTTTATTTCTGCCGGTTCAACACTGGCCACGTTTTTATTTGTTGTCAGTACATTAGGATTTAAATACTATGTAAACAACTTTGCCAGTTATAATGCGCTATATGGCTCCATAGGAACGATTATTGTCATTATGATGTGGCTGTATTTTAACTCAATTGCATTGCTGGTGGGATTTGAGTTGAATGCCAGTATACTGCAGGCCAAAAAAACACAGACACATCAAAAACAAGTTTTATAA